From Candidatus Limnocylindria bacterium, a single genomic window includes:
- a CDS encoding CBS domain-containing protein, with product MPYLSDIQHRRVIEPNGTEVAKLADLAVVPQGQFPAVQWAILATPSGERIVRWNELAQEIGHLRLRGRLETIADAALPQEALRLSRDLMDKQVVDTHGAKVVRVNDLQLSEVDGQLRLVGADVGLRGLLRRVGAEHLAERVVGLAGQKLPRGIIPWHLVEPIAGTDANVRVTVPRTKLALLHPADIADIVEEMTVDERRAVFEELDIETAAETLSEVEPEMQASIVSDLDEERAADILDEMAPDEAADLLQDLPEERREELVDLMQKDEAADVEELLTYPEDSAGGIMTTDLIALPAQLTAGAAIDRLRELQPEPELTYYLYVIDGQGRLDGVISLRNLVVAKPETPISEIMDRNVMKVDATSPKEEVASLIAKYNLLALPVVDARRKLLGTVTIDDVVDIMLPRGWRKRSLRSIAR from the coding sequence GTGCCGTACCTCTCGGACATCCAACATCGACGCGTGATCGAGCCGAATGGCACCGAGGTGGCGAAGCTCGCGGACCTCGCGGTCGTTCCTCAGGGACAGTTCCCGGCGGTGCAGTGGGCGATCCTCGCGACACCCAGCGGGGAACGCATCGTCCGCTGGAACGAGCTGGCGCAGGAGATCGGGCATCTCAGGCTCCGCGGTCGCCTCGAGACGATCGCCGATGCGGCGCTGCCACAGGAGGCGCTCCGCCTCTCGCGCGACCTCATGGACAAGCAGGTCGTCGATACGCACGGCGCGAAGGTCGTGCGCGTCAACGACCTGCAGCTCTCCGAGGTCGACGGCCAGCTGCGCCTGGTCGGCGCGGACGTCGGCCTGCGCGGCCTGCTCCGCCGCGTCGGCGCCGAGCATCTCGCCGAGCGTGTCGTCGGGCTCGCGGGGCAGAAGCTGCCGCGCGGGATCATCCCGTGGCATCTCGTCGAGCCGATCGCGGGAACGGATGCGAACGTGCGCGTCACCGTCCCGCGCACCAAGCTCGCGCTCCTGCATCCCGCCGACATCGCCGACATCGTCGAAGAGATGACCGTCGACGAGCGGCGCGCGGTATTCGAGGAGCTCGACATCGAGACCGCGGCCGAAACGCTCTCCGAGGTCGAGCCGGAGATGCAGGCCTCGATCGTGAGCGACCTCGACGAGGAGCGCGCGGCCGACATCCTCGACGAGATGGCGCCCGACGAGGCAGCCGACCTCCTTCAGGATCTTCCCGAGGAACGCCGCGAAGAGCTCGTCGACCTGATGCAGAAGGACGAGGCCGCCGATGTCGAGGAGCTGCTCACCTACCCCGAGGACTCCGCCGGAGGGATCATGACGACCGACCTCATCGCGCTTCCCGCGCAGCTCACCGCCGGCGCGGCGATCGATCGCCTGCGCGAGCTCCAACCCGAGCCCGAGCTCACCTACTACCTCTACGTCATCGACGGCCAGGGCCGGCTCGACGGCGTCATCTCGCTGCGGAACCTCGTCGTGGCCAAGCCGGAGACGCCGATCAGCGAGATCATGGACCGCAACGTCATGAAGGTCGACGCGACCTCGCCGAAGGAAGAGGTCGCATCCCTCATCGCGAAGTACAACCTGCTGGCGCTTCCGGTCGTCGATGCGCGGCGCAAGCTTCTCGGTACGGTCACCATCGACGACGTCGTCGACATCATGCTGCCGCGCGGTTGGAGGAAGAGGTCGCTCAGGTCGATCGCTAGGTGA
- a CDS encoding Nramp family divalent metal transporter, protein MRGAGIARPLGALRRRASRRRIALTAFLAVLGPGVITGFAGNEAGGVTTYSSVGAQFGYSLLWLLLVSSIGLGVIQEMCSRMGLVTGQGLSDLIRERFGVRWTILAMVVLIIANGTNVVAEYAGIAASVELLGVPRIVSVPLAALAVWTLVVFFSYRFVERVLFVLVLAFLAYPISVFILRPDWPAVMSGFIPSVPTSPSALVFALALVGTTITPYLLFYMQASVVDKGVDRQSATYARVDVFLGAALAGLFAFFIIVVTGTVLYPAGIRVSSADAAAQALVPLAGASAGLLFAVGLCGASLLGAVVMPLSTSYAICEAFGWESGISKNFREAPVFMSLFTLLLVLGAIVVLIPGISLIPLIISAQIANGILLPIVLIFIVRLATDRRLMGDAVNGRVSTILGWGVAALAGSLSLAYLFASIFAT, encoded by the coding sequence GTGAGAGGCGCGGGCATCGCGCGACCGCTGGGCGCGCTCAGGCGCCGCGCGTCCCGCCGCCGGATCGCCCTCACCGCGTTCCTCGCCGTGCTCGGCCCCGGCGTGATCACCGGATTCGCCGGCAATGAAGCCGGTGGCGTCACCACGTATTCCTCGGTCGGCGCGCAGTTCGGCTATTCGCTGCTATGGCTTCTTCTCGTGTCGAGCATCGGCCTGGGGGTGATCCAGGAGATGTGCTCGCGCATGGGGCTTGTGACCGGGCAGGGCCTCTCCGACCTCATCCGCGAGCGGTTCGGCGTGCGCTGGACCATCCTCGCGATGGTCGTCCTCATCATCGCGAACGGCACCAACGTCGTCGCCGAGTACGCCGGCATCGCGGCGAGCGTCGAGCTCCTCGGCGTACCGCGGATCGTGTCCGTGCCGCTGGCCGCGCTCGCGGTCTGGACGCTGGTCGTCTTCTTCAGCTATCGCTTCGTCGAGCGCGTCCTGTTCGTGCTGGTGCTCGCGTTCCTCGCCTACCCGATCTCGGTGTTCATCCTGCGGCCTGACTGGCCCGCGGTGATGTCGGGGTTCATCCCTTCGGTCCCGACAAGCCCGTCGGCCCTCGTCTTCGCGCTCGCGCTGGTCGGGACGACGATCACGCCGTACCTCCTCTTCTACATGCAGGCATCGGTGGTGGACAAAGGCGTCGACCGCCAGTCGGCGACCTACGCGCGGGTCGACGTGTTCCTCGGCGCGGCACTCGCGGGACTCTTCGCGTTCTTCATCATCGTCGTGACTGGGACCGTGCTTTACCCGGCGGGGATCCGAGTCTCGTCGGCCGACGCGGCGGCGCAGGCGCTTGTCCCGCTGGCCGGTGCGAGCGCGGGCCTGCTGTTCGCTGTGGGCCTGTGCGGCGCGTCTCTCCTCGGTGCGGTGGTGATGCCGCTCTCGACGTCGTACGCGATCTGCGAAGCGTTCGGTTGGGAGTCGGGCATCAGCAAGAACTTCCGCGAAGCGCCGGTGTTCATGAGCCTGTTCACGCTGCTGCTCGTGCTCGGCGCGATCGTCGTGCTCATCCCGGGTATCTCGCTCATCCCGCTCATCATCTCGGCGCAGATCGCGAACGGGATCCTGCTTCCGATCGTGTTGATCTTCATCGTCCGCCTCGCGACCGACCGGCGCCTCATGGGCGATGCGGTGAACGGTCGCGTGTCGACGATCCTCGGCTGGGGGGTGGCCGCCCTCGCCGGTTCGCTGTCACTCGCGTATCTCTTTGCCTCGATCTTCGCGACTTAG
- a CDS encoding WD40 repeat domain-containing protein produces the protein MRAVTLTALAVLAATACQSTPSPTQVVQPSGASSAPGIVAPAVAVLAHAISVPADHRYVSVSDGQTGRILLIDLVKSGSTAIVAARGSPGRPYYEPPFSESADGKRLLVAAVGPAERSALYLVDVAAGSAKLLYEDDEIWSIGSLHGVISPDGARYAFHGHDGVRVGDTAGGPTKLFVEDDDPADMARIWYPLAWSIDRSAIVLGQGTDAVTNIGVYRAANGEQYWTGTGSEVSWRTKPPFLAVAGSAGTFGGENRVYAVDPNVGLIRDLEPLTAKYFGSIAWNPSADRVLYTAADGQFAESDVYTRSLAEDLSKRIASPKKIWEAWWSSDGSRIYATAAREATAGTPGVGDFDILELPGGRVVASVCRADQRGQCR, from the coding sequence ATGAGGGCCGTCACTCTGACCGCGCTCGCCGTCCTCGCGGCGACGGCGTGCCAATCGACACCGTCTCCCACACAGGTAGTGCAGCCTTCCGGCGCGAGCAGCGCGCCGGGCATCGTCGCCCCGGCGGTGGCGGTCCTGGCCCACGCGATCAGCGTTCCCGCGGACCACCGCTACGTCTCGGTCTCCGACGGGCAGACCGGACGGATCCTGCTCATCGACCTCGTGAAGAGTGGCAGCACGGCGATCGTCGCCGCGCGCGGCTCTCCGGGACGGCCGTACTACGAGCCGCCTTTCAGCGAATCGGCCGACGGGAAGCGTCTCCTCGTCGCCGCGGTCGGGCCCGCGGAGCGATCGGCGCTGTATCTCGTCGACGTCGCGGCCGGCAGCGCGAAGCTCTTGTACGAGGACGACGAGATCTGGTCGATCGGTTCGCTGCACGGCGTGATCAGTCCCGACGGAGCGCGGTATGCGTTCCACGGCCACGACGGAGTCCGCGTCGGCGATACCGCGGGCGGACCGACGAAGCTGTTCGTCGAGGACGACGATCCAGCGGACATGGCGAGGATCTGGTACCCGCTCGCATGGTCGATCGATCGGAGCGCGATCGTGCTCGGGCAGGGCACCGACGCGGTCACCAACATCGGGGTCTATCGAGCCGCGAACGGCGAGCAGTACTGGACCGGCACGGGCTCGGAGGTCAGCTGGCGTACGAAGCCACCGTTCCTCGCCGTGGCGGGCAGCGCCGGCACGTTCGGTGGCGAGAATCGGGTCTACGCCGTCGATCCGAACGTGGGCCTGATCCGGGATCTCGAACCGCTCACCGCGAAATACTTCGGCTCGATCGCGTGGAATCCGAGCGCCGACCGCGTCCTCTACACCGCCGCGGACGGTCAGTTCGCGGAATCCGACGTCTACACGCGCTCGCTCGCCGAGGACCTTTCCAAGCGCATCGCGTCGCCGAAGAAGATCTGGGAAGCATGGTGGTCGAGCGACGGGTCGCGGATCTACGCGACCGCGGCGCGCGAGGCGACGGCCGGGACGCCAGGCGTCGGCGACTTCGACATCCTCGAGCTACCGGGGGGCCGCGTCGTCGCCTCGGTGTGTCGCGCCGATCAGCGCGGGCAGTGCCGCTAG
- a CDS encoding biotin/lipoyl-containing protein, which yields MADPKKLRADANALVTELLQRLAAEDVQQLEIRRGGLRVKVSKDGIPAAAAAPSAPAPGTAGVTVTGPDAQKKGELPTVNAPLTGVFYRSPTPQAPPFVQIGAVVNKGDVVALIEAMKLFNEIRSTAGGKVRRIFAENGQLVRAHQPLLELEPI from the coding sequence GTGGCTGACCCGAAGAAGCTCCGCGCCGACGCGAACGCGCTCGTGACCGAGCTGCTGCAGCGCCTCGCCGCGGAGGATGTGCAGCAGCTCGAGATCCGCCGCGGCGGTCTGCGCGTGAAGGTGAGCAAGGACGGCATCCCCGCCGCGGCCGCCGCGCCGAGCGCGCCGGCGCCGGGTACCGCGGGCGTGACGGTCACCGGACCGGATGCGCAGAAGAAGGGTGAGCTCCCCACGGTGAATGCACCGCTCACGGGCGTCTTCTACCGCTCGCCGACGCCGCAGGCGCCGCCGTTCGTCCAGATCGGCGCCGTCGTGAACAAGGGCGACGTCGTCGCGCTCATCGAAGCGATGAAGCTCTTCAACGAGATCCGGTCGACCGCCGGCGGGAAGGTGAGGCGCATCTTCGCAGAGAACGGGCAGCTCGTGCGCGCTCATCAGCCCCTTCTCGAGCTCGAGCCGATCTGA
- the fabF gene encoding beta-ketoacyl-ACP synthase II: MRNGERRRVVVTGLGMITPLGGSVAKTWEGIRAGRSGIGPITRFDTTGLETTIGGEVRDFDPLEYMDRKEARRADRFAQFAVATASQAIADAKLEITKDLAPRVGVAFGSGIGGVSTVVDNVLSHAKDPRRVSAFMIPMMIIDMAAGEIAMKFGAKGPNMGLVSACASSAHAIGEGGEMIRRGQADVMIAGGSEAGLIKIAIAAFNQAHALSRRNNDPEKASRPFDKERDGFVFSEGGGAVILEELEFARARGAHIVAELIGYGQSADAHHVTAPAEGGEGAVRAMRMAIEGAGIAPADVGYINAHGTSTPANDGSETAAVKTLFGDHAYKLAVSSTKSMTGHTLGAAGAIEAIFCALAMRDGVLPPTINQEVPDPDCDLDYVPNVMRKQQVEVSLSNSMGFGGHNAALLLRRWA; encoded by the coding sequence ATGCGCAACGGTGAACGGCGGCGGGTCGTTGTGACCGGCCTCGGCATGATCACGCCGCTCGGTGGCTCGGTCGCCAAGACGTGGGAAGGCATACGCGCAGGCCGCAGCGGCATCGGTCCGATCACGCGGTTCGACACGACCGGTCTCGAAACCACGATCGGCGGCGAGGTGCGCGATTTCGACCCGCTCGAGTACATGGACCGCAAGGAAGCGCGTCGCGCCGACCGCTTCGCGCAGTTCGCGGTCGCCACCGCGTCCCAGGCGATCGCCGATGCGAAGCTGGAGATCACGAAGGACCTCGCGCCGCGCGTGGGTGTCGCGTTCGGCTCCGGGATCGGCGGCGTGAGCACCGTGGTCGACAACGTCCTGTCGCACGCGAAGGACCCGCGGCGGGTCTCGGCGTTCATGATCCCGATGATGATCATCGACATGGCCGCGGGCGAGATCGCGATGAAGTTCGGCGCGAAGGGTCCGAATATGGGGCTCGTCTCCGCGTGCGCCTCGAGTGCGCATGCGATCGGCGAGGGTGGCGAGATGATCCGGCGTGGGCAGGCCGACGTGATGATCGCCGGCGGCTCCGAGGCGGGCCTGATCAAGATCGCGATCGCCGCATTCAACCAGGCGCACGCGCTGTCGCGCCGCAACAACGACCCGGAGAAAGCGTCGCGGCCGTTCGACAAGGAGCGCGACGGGTTCGTGTTCAGCGAGGGGGGCGGGGCGGTCATCCTCGAGGAGCTCGAGTTCGCGCGGGCGCGCGGGGCCCACATCGTCGCGGAGCTCATCGGCTACGGCCAGAGCGCTGACGCCCATCACGTGACCGCGCCGGCCGAAGGCGGCGAGGGCGCCGTGCGCGCGATGCGGATGGCCATCGAGGGTGCGGGCATCGCGCCGGCCGATGTCGGGTACATCAACGCTCACGGCACATCGACCCCTGCGAATGACGGCTCCGAGACCGCCGCGGTCAAGACGCTCTTCGGCGACCATGCGTACAAGCTCGCGGTGTCGTCGACGAAGTCCATGACGGGTCACACGCTCGGCGCCGCAGGCGCGATCGAAGCGATCTTCTGCGCGCTCGCGATGCGCGACGGCGTGCTGCCACCGACGATCAACCAGGAAGTGCCCGACCCCGACTGTGACCTCGACTATGTGCCGAACGTGATGCGCAAGCAGCAGGTCGAGGTGTCGCTATCCAATTCGATGGGCTTCGGTGGCCACAACGCGGCGCTGCTGCTGCGGCGCTGGGCCTGA
- a CDS encoding Type 1 glutamine amidotransferase-like domain-containing protein, translating to MTRGRLVLCGSGEFTPAMADVDRRILSDLGSRHVRVAIVPTAAGTEDTPRSWVEMGTAHFARLGADATGVMVLDRVDAEDPRNSEAIADADWIYFSGGKPGYVVETLSGTPFWSAVVARYRAGAVLAGSSAGAMMLGSRTFHFPDGIDEAGVPRRVAVRDALGLLPGIFVAPHFDAVPPEMWRRWADIWPDGHRMLGIDEDTAIVEGADGWSVVGKGRAVVFRSLDDRDVHPTGARFDGIRVADASRT from the coding sequence ATGACGCGAGGACGGCTCGTCCTGTGTGGCTCGGGCGAGTTCACTCCGGCGATGGCCGATGTGGATCGCAGGATCCTCTCCGATCTGGGCTCGCGGCACGTCCGCGTCGCGATCGTCCCGACCGCAGCGGGTACCGAGGACACGCCGAGATCCTGGGTCGAGATGGGCACGGCACACTTCGCTCGGCTCGGTGCCGACGCGACCGGTGTCATGGTCCTCGACCGCGTTGATGCAGAGGATCCGCGGAATTCAGAGGCGATCGCGGACGCGGACTGGATCTACTTCTCGGGCGGCAAGCCGGGCTACGTGGTGGAGACGCTCTCCGGCACGCCGTTCTGGTCGGCGGTCGTCGCGCGGTATCGCGCGGGTGCGGTGCTCGCGGGCTCGAGCGCCGGCGCGATGATGCTCGGGAGTCGCACCTTTCATTTCCCGGACGGGATCGATGAGGCCGGTGTCCCGCGACGCGTGGCGGTGCGGGACGCGCTCGGCCTCCTACCCGGCATCTTCGTCGCGCCCCATTTCGATGCTGTCCCACCGGAGATGTGGCGCCGCTGGGCGGACATCTGGCCTGACGGCCATCGGATGCTGGGGATCGACGAGGACACCGCGATCGTCGAAGGTGCTGATGGGTGGAGCGTTGTCGGCAAGGGTCGAGCGGTCGTCTTCCGCTCGCTCGACGACCGCGACGTACATCCGACCGGTGCGCGCTTCGACGGCATCCGCGTCGCGGATGCCTCACGCACTTAG
- the cysS gene encoding cysteine--tRNA ligase yields MQIRLHNTLTRSVEPVVPVRDGEIRMYTCGPTVYRPVHVGNLRSYLLADWLRRTFELFGHRVISVKNITDVGHMRQDAVDRGEDKVIAAALAEGKTPTQIAEFYEGAFREDERKLGILPATFYPRATAHVAPMIAIIERLLAKDLAYVVEGTVYYAVKRFPDYGRLSGNESEALRQGVRTEVDPNKRNAADFALWKRAEPDRRALVWNSPWGPGYPGWHIECSAMSTKYLGERFDVHTGGVDNIFPHHEDEIAQSEGALGHPVVGMWVHGQHLLSDGVKMAKSARNTLEVHEIESLGLDPLAFRYQCLLTHYRSRMHFSVGALRQAAEGLDHLRQRVRALSQQSGPVQTAPRLPDRVRQAFGNVARDRWNELLRERLADDLDLPGALALVHACVADVDIAPEVRLQFVRDADAVLGLDLASVAREREDAPPLALAAIADHERARATGDYAAADQLRSRFDGLRVDDRVNGALVARADRRLAPRTRHTIASPSELRDGRAKRPVRSWSVCVLTREFPEDVERCVRGILSSVPSDGEVLVLDQGSSERAKMALDLLSARERRVQILHADRDLGEGAGRNALLRIARGRSVLQLDPSVEITGPLFAELEEALGDGAGIVGPWGLRTSDMKHFDEVTAGECDAIQAYCQAARRDVLLAIGGFDERYRFYRNLDIAVSSAVRELGLRALAIGARHVTRHAHRAWEALSDEEREKRSRKNYDRMYKRFRRIPASA; encoded by the coding sequence GTGCAGATACGCCTTCACAACACGCTGACGCGAAGCGTGGAGCCGGTCGTTCCGGTGCGCGACGGCGAGATCCGCATGTACACCTGCGGGCCGACGGTGTACCGGCCCGTGCATGTCGGCAACCTTCGCTCGTACCTGCTCGCCGATTGGCTTCGCCGGACCTTCGAGCTCTTCGGCCACCGGGTGATCTCGGTGAAGAACATCACCGATGTCGGGCACATGCGGCAGGACGCCGTGGACCGGGGTGAGGACAAGGTCATCGCCGCGGCGCTCGCGGAGGGCAAGACGCCCACGCAGATCGCGGAGTTCTACGAGGGCGCGTTCCGCGAGGACGAACGGAAGCTCGGGATCCTTCCGGCGACCTTCTATCCGCGCGCGACCGCTCACGTCGCCCCGATGATCGCCATCATCGAGCGGCTGCTCGCGAAGGATCTCGCGTACGTCGTCGAGGGGACCGTCTATTACGCGGTGAAGCGATTCCCCGACTACGGTCGCCTCTCCGGCAACGAGAGTGAAGCGCTGCGGCAGGGCGTGCGCACCGAGGTCGATCCGAACAAGCGCAACGCGGCTGACTTCGCGCTGTGGAAGCGCGCTGAGCCCGACCGGCGCGCGCTGGTGTGGAATTCGCCGTGGGGACCTGGCTATCCGGGATGGCACATCGAGTGTTCGGCGATGAGCACCAAGTACCTCGGCGAGCGATTCGACGTGCACACCGGTGGCGTGGACAACATCTTCCCGCACCACGAGGACGAGATCGCCCAGTCGGAAGGAGCGCTCGGGCATCCCGTCGTCGGCATGTGGGTCCACGGCCAGCATCTCCTCTCGGACGGCGTGAAGATGGCGAAGTCCGCACGGAACACCCTCGAGGTCCATGAGATCGAATCGCTCGGACTCGACCCGCTCGCGTTCCGCTACCAGTGCCTCCTCACGCACTACCGCTCGCGCATGCACTTCAGCGTCGGCGCGCTGCGTCAGGCGGCCGAGGGACTCGACCACCTGCGCCAGCGCGTGCGGGCCCTGTCGCAGCAGTCAGGACCGGTGCAGACAGCCCCGCGGCTGCCCGATCGGGTCCGCCAGGCGTTCGGAAACGTCGCGCGCGATCGGTGGAACGAGCTCCTTCGCGAACGGCTCGCTGACGACCTCGACCTGCCCGGCGCGCTCGCTCTCGTTCACGCCTGCGTCGCGGACGTGGACATCGCGCCGGAGGTGCGCCTGCAATTCGTGCGCGACGCCGACGCGGTATTGGGGCTCGACCTCGCGAGCGTCGCTCGCGAACGCGAGGACGCGCCGCCACTCGCGCTCGCGGCGATCGCGGACCACGAGCGTGCACGTGCGACGGGTGACTACGCGGCCGCCGACCAGCTGCGATCCCGGTTCGATGGCCTCCGCGTCGACGACCGTGTGAACGGTGCGCTCGTCGCGCGCGCGGACCGGCGCCTCGCTCCACGGACGCGCCACACCATCGCGTCGCCGAGCGAGCTTCGCGACGGCCGCGCCAAGCGTCCCGTGCGGTCATGGTCCGTCTGCGTGCTGACGCGTGAATTCCCGGAGGATGTCGAGCGCTGCGTCCGCGGCATCCTCAGCAGCGTCCCGTCCGACGGGGAGGTGCTCGTTCTCGACCAGGGATCGAGCGAGCGCGCGAAGATGGCGCTCGATCTTCTCTCCGCGCGTGAACGCCGCGTGCAGATCCTTCACGCGGACCGTGATCTGGGCGAAGGCGCCGGCCGCAATGCGCTGCTGCGCATCGCGCGCGGGCGCTCCGTACTTCAGCTCGATCCATCGGTGGAGATCACAGGCCCGCTCTTTGCGGAGCTCGAAGAGGCGCTCGGCGACGGCGCCGGCATCGTCGGTCCGTGGGGCCTGCGCACCAGCGATATGAAGCATTTCGACGAAGTCACCGCGGGCGAGTGCGACGCGATCCAGGCGTATTGCCAGGCGGCCCGCCGCGACGTGCTCCTCGCGATCGGCGGCTTCGACGAGCGCTATCGCTTCTACCGCAACCTCGACATCGCGGTGTCGTCCGCCGTCCGCGAGCTCGGTCTACGCGCGCTCGCGATCGGAGCTCGTCACGTGACACGGCACGCCCATCGCGCGTGGGAGGCACTCTCCGACGAGGAGCGCGAGAAACGCAGCCGCAAGAACTATGACCGCATGTACAAACGCTTCCGTCGGATCCCGGCCTCGGCATGA
- a CDS encoding MarR family transcriptional regulator, with product MHRNATGPPTRVRERELADRLHSAAIHLLRRARRSDPLTGATPAQLSALSVLMSGPKTLGDLAAAEQVRAPTVSRLAAEMERIGLIRRRPDPSDARVVHVEMTAKGRRVLGKGRELRIADIESRVRRLDIPEVVTLEKAVGIIEGILRD from the coding sequence GTGCACAGGAACGCAACCGGTCCGCCGACCCGAGTGCGGGAACGTGAGCTCGCCGACCGCCTGCACTCCGCGGCCATACATCTCCTGCGGCGCGCTCGGCGCAGCGATCCGCTGACGGGCGCGACGCCGGCGCAGCTGTCGGCGCTATCCGTGCTCATGAGCGGACCGAAGACGCTGGGCGACCTCGCCGCGGCCGAACAGGTGCGCGCGCCGACCGTCAGCAGGCTCGCTGCGGAGATGGAACGCATCGGCCTGATCCGGCGCCGTCCCGATCCGAGCGATGCACGCGTCGTGCATGTCGAGATGACAGCAAAGGGACGACGCGTCCTTGGCAAAGGGCGTGAGCTGCGCATCGCCGATATCGAGAGCCGCGTGCGCCGGCTGGATATACCCGAGGTGGTCACGCTCGAGAAGGCGGTCGGCATCATCGAGGGAATCCTGCGCGACTGA
- a CDS encoding ankyrin repeat domain-containing protein — protein sequence MAAEFLEAVKKGDRAAVDRMLDGDPSLVSARDERGTSAVLLAHYHGKIEVAAALLSRAPALDVFEAATAGDAKRVGALVDADRSLANAVARDGYTPLGLAAFFKRRGVVKTLLDRGAKPSLPSREQGFTPLHSAVATDAAGSEREIVRLLLEAGADPNAKSREGGTPLHTAAFTGDLEIAEMLLAYGADPNATDLKGLTPLDIARDRRNVEVAALLHHAVTNRKRL from the coding sequence ATGGCAGCGGAGTTTCTCGAGGCGGTGAAGAAGGGCGATCGCGCCGCGGTCGATCGGATGCTCGACGGCGATCCGTCGCTGGTATCGGCGCGGGACGAGCGCGGCACGTCGGCCGTTCTGCTCGCCCACTATCACGGCAAGATCGAGGTCGCGGCGGCCCTGCTCTCCCGCGCGCCCGCGCTCGATGTCTTCGAGGCCGCGACCGCCGGCGACGCGAAGCGCGTCGGGGCGCTCGTCGATGCGGACCGTTCGCTCGCCAACGCCGTCGCGAGGGACGGCTACACGCCGCTCGGTCTCGCCGCCTTCTTCAAGCGGCGCGGCGTCGTGAAGACGCTCCTCGACCGAGGCGCGAAGCCGAGCCTGCCCTCACGCGAACAGGGCTTCACGCCGCTCCATTCGGCCGTCGCGACGGATGCCGCCGGGAGCGAGCGCGAGATCGTCCGGCTGCTGCTCGAAGCCGGCGCCGATCCGAACGCGAAGAGCCGCGAGGGCGGCACGCCGCTGCACACCGCGGCGTTCACCGGGGACCTCGAGATCGCTGAGATGCTGCTCGCCTACGGAGCCGATCCGAACGCCACGGATCTGAAGGGCCTGACCCCGCTCGACATCGCGCGAGATCGACGCAACGTCGAGGTCGCGGCGCTGCTCCACCACGCGGTCACGAACCGGAAGCGCCTCTAG
- the rocF gene encoding arginase — translation MSEERRSGDERRPGEERRLGIERRVEGVLRAADPEKIRRMEARPVVEIIGVPMDLGGNRRGVDMGPSGIRYGGLVAKLSEIGFRVKDRGNIRVADLDEGLATHAGRSLDPERVRRGPRAHNVKEIVRACEELAIVVADIARAGNIPLVLGGDHSMAMGTLAGLARAGKRPGVIWIDAHGDINTPDTTPSGNVHGMPFAVALGLAGEPFPADLRGTTSGERGVLLGLRDVDPGERDNIKKAGVMALTMSDIDRLGMGPAMEKAIAVAGKGDGIHLSLDMDALDPDEAPGVGTPVRGGLTYREAQLAMEMLAASGKLRSVEIAEVNPILDESNRTAALAVELVASALGKTIL, via the coding sequence TTGAGCGAGGAGCGCCGCTCCGGCGACGAGCGTCGCCCTGGCGAGGAGCGCCGCCTCGGGATAGAGCGTCGCGTCGAGGGTGTCTTGCGCGCGGCCGACCCCGAGAAGATCCGCCGGATGGAGGCACGCCCCGTCGTCGAGATCATCGGCGTGCCGATGGACCTCGGCGGCAATCGCCGCGGCGTCGACATGGGTCCCTCGGGCATCCGCTACGGCGGCCTGGTGGCCAAACTGTCCGAGATAGGTTTCCGCGTGAAGGACCGCGGGAACATCAGGGTCGCAGACCTCGACGAGGGGCTCGCGACACACGCGGGCAGGAGTCTCGACCCCGAGCGCGTGAGGCGCGGCCCGCGCGCGCACAACGTGAAGGAGATCGTGCGAGCCTGCGAGGAGCTCGCGATCGTCGTTGCGGACATCGCGCGCGCTGGCAACATTCCACTCGTCCTTGGCGGCGATCACTCGATGGCGATGGGCACGCTCGCCGGTCTCGCTCGGGCGGGGAAGCGGCCCGGCGTGATCTGGATCGACGCGCACGGTGACATCAACACTCCGGATACGACGCCGTCGGGGAACGTGCACGGGATGCCCTTCGCGGTCGCGCTCGGCCTTGCGGGCGAGCCGTTCCCCGCGGATCTGCGCGGCACCACGAGCGGTGAGCGCGGTGTGCTGCTGGGACTGCGCGACGTCGATCCGGGCGAGCGCGACAACATCAAGAAGGCCGGGGTCATGGCGCTCACGATGTCGGACATCGATCGCCTCGGAATGGGACCGGCGATGGAGAAAGCGATCGCGGTCGCGGGTAAGGGCGATGGGATCCATCTCTCGCTCGACATGGATGCGCTCGATCCCGACGAGGCACCCGGTGTCGGCACGCCGGTGCGCGGCGGGCTCACGTACCGCGAAGCGCAGCTCGCGATGGAGATGCTCGCGGCGTCAGGAAAGCTCCGCTCCGTGGAGATCGCGGAGGTCAATCCCATCCTCGATGAGAGCAACCGCACTGCGGCGCTTGCTGTCGAGCTCGTCGCGAGCGCGCTCGGCAAAACGATCCTCTAG